TGGCCGGTCTACCGGCGCGCCCGCTGGATCGGCCGGGTGTTTCAGAATCCGTTCGCGGGCACCGCTCCGGGCATGACCATCGCCGAAAATCTCACCCTGGCCGCCCGCCGGGACCGTCGGTTCGGCCTGGCGCGGGCGCTGTCCCGCCGTCGCCTCGAAACACTCGTCCAGAAGGTGCGGTCGCTGAACATGGGACTGGAGGACCGTCTGGATCACGAGATCGGCAACTTGTCGGGCGGGCAGCGTCAGGCGTTGACCCTGTTGATGGCGGCCTGGGTGAAACCCCGGCTGCTGCTGCTCGACGAGCACACTGCGGCGCTCGACCCCAAGACGGCCGCGGTGGTGATCAGGCTGACCCGGGAGATCGTGGGCCGAGACCGGCTCACCACCCTGATGGTGACCCATTCCATGCAGCAGGCGGCCAACCTCGGGGACCGG
This DNA window, taken from Acidobacteriota bacterium, encodes the following:
- a CDS encoding ATP-binding cassette domain-containing protein, whose translation is GVNLGFDDGAFVVVVGTNGSGKSTLLGALAGEFSLDGGRIELDGVDITSWPVYRRARWIGRVFQNPFAGTAPGMTIAENLTLAARRDRRFGLARALSRRRLETLVQKVRSLNMGLEDRLDHEIGNLSGGQRQALTLLMAAWVKPRLLLLDEHTAALDPKTAAVVIRLTREIVGRDRLTTLMVTHSMQQAANLGDRLIMMHRGRIIHDVQEEEKRRLRAEDLLERFEDVRRIEALDASAADLLRSRYI